The Hordeum vulgare subsp. vulgare chromosome 7H, MorexV3_pseudomolecules_assembly, whole genome shotgun sequence DNA window GCGATACCGACCGCTCTGGCTCCACCGTCGTATTCCGACCTCTTGGTCCTAGGTTCGATGGTGTCGTCGGAGGGGGCGTCCACTAGACCGCTCCTCAAAAACCCTTTGGGCATTTTTTACCCCCATTCGATGGTTTTCTTCAGGCACCGCGGCATGCCCATGGACGACAATGCCCTCCTCCTCGACCGTGTACGTGACCATGACCACCGGAGCAATGCCGACGATCATCGGCATTGCtggatcctcctcctcttcgcccTCCATCTCCtcgtcccccccccccggtcgacGTACGCCCAAACTACACTCGCTCCGGTAAGTTACAAATCTCCCCTCTGCTCATAGATGTATATTAGGGTTTTCAACATTAGGCACGCAAGGAATCGATTGGATTCGATTCGATTGGAATCCAATCAATTCCTTCTCacgtgttactgttgttgttcatAGGAAGGGTAGTGTTCATCGTTTGATTCGATCAGTGCATGTTCTAGCTTAGTGTTCATGTTGTTCATAGGCAGGGTAGATTGGTTCTTGCATTATATGTAGGTATAATGTGTTCATGCTTAGTGGTCATGCTATACGTAGGAGGGTTTGTGTTTGATGTTGAATTTAGATTGGTGCTGACATGGGCATGATATGTTGCATGATTTGTTTATGTGCATGGTGTTCATGGTAGGTAGGACCATTGTGTTTGCTCTTTTAGGTACTAGTACCAATGTAGCATGCTGCCAAATACGGAAGTGGTCACAACTTGCACTGATCAGTGCTTGTTGCCCAAGAGCATGTGCCACTCATCAGTGACACTTGAGTACCTTATCCCAATGCCTTGTTACTAATCCATGCCATCTTACCTAACAAGGTGATGAAGACGGAGTGGGACAAGACTGCAGGAGGAGCCCATGTTGTGGTTGGCGCCGAGGCCGCCATGGAACCACAAACTGCTCGCTCAAGAAGGTGAACCTGCCTGACAGGGCCGTCTTCATGAGCCTACCTCGTTCAAGGGGACGAGCTCCTAGGACCGGGCACGAGAAGGAGCCCCGAGAGCCGCTTTGCTTTTACATGCAGATCAAGGACGAGGAGGATATCGTCATGCTCATCATCCCTCCGAAGctcatggaggtgatgaaggagtggctTGCGGTGAATCTCCCGCGCGTCGTTAGGCTCTTGGCAAACAAGTGGTGCAAGTTCTGGGTTTAGTTCCAGAACTTCGAGGGGGCAGATGGTGCTTGGCCGGGGCTGGCAGTACTTCTGCCCCCGCCACAGGATCATCCCTGACGACCTCTTTGTCCTACGCATCTCTTGCATAGGCATCAAGGTACACATCTACAACCACGACAACTCAATCGGGTGCAGGGCACGCTGCAACATGCATCGTTGCATCGGGAATCATGCATTCGCGTTGTgaacttagagcatctccagccgcgcCCCCAACAGGCACCCCAAGGCCATTTTTTGTTGCCGGCGCGAAACAAATGGCCTAGTCGTGGCCCTAGGAGCCCATTTTTTGTCGGTTAGGGCCAAAAATGGCCCGGCGGTCCCAAGCCGAACCCAGCGCACTCGGGGGTGCCCGGGGGCGCCGAGGGAAACGGTTTTTGTGCGAAATGGCACAAAACATGTGTGGACCCGCCTAGTCAGCGACTAAGCGCGTTCGTCGTTCTCATCGCCTCATTTCCTGTGGGAACCAATGCGAAGGTTGCACTGCTGGCCAGCCTTCCATTGATTGTTCACGGTCGGCGCAATGAAGGCGCGGCGACGCGCGCCCCGGCGACGCACGTGCCCACGACGCACGTCCCGTTCACACGGTTGTCGCCCGtggctatataagccacccctcccctcgccggtggCCACACACCTCTCTCGCCAAACTCTCGCCGCCGACTCCCTTTCCTCTTTTCACCCCTTTCATCATCGgcacctcctctccctctctccacaAATGGCCGAGTGCTACCTCAACGACGGAGCGGCGGACAACGGCTTCAGCTGCCGCCACCTGCATGAGGCATATGGAGGCGATGTCTTCGTCCTCGTCTGGCTCCCACTCCCGCTCCTCCGGGTCGCCGACGCTCCTCCCCGTCAAATCGGAGCCGCAGGAGATGCCGCTACGGCGGTGCACGCGTAGCGGTAGCATCGTGATCAACGAGCGCGGCTCCTCCTCCCGCCTTGTCAAACCGAAGACCGAGCCGGCGCTCCTCCCCATCAAGCAGGAGCACCTGGACATGGCCGCCAACAATGAGACCGCCCTCAAATGGGCACGGGACGACTACGTCCAGGAGGAGATGGAACGCCAACGCCACGCCCTTGAGGAGACCGTCGCTCGACGCCGCGGCCACGAGAAGGGCGCGCCGTCATCCTCGACGACAATGATGAGGAGGCGCTCGGGCTATCCAACCCCGTCTGCCATGACGACCTAGGGCAGGGGTGCAACAAGGACGGCGGTGGAGTGTAGGACGATGGCGgctacgacgacggcgacaactacGGTGACTACACCAACTTCTACAAGCTTCTCGAGATGTAGAAGGCGGCGACGGCTGCATAGTTTcaatttattttaaaattatgttcttatttcaaTTTTGTACAAATATTAATTAAAACTCTGAATTTCCTTCAAATTTGAGTGGTTTTTGGCCGAATTTAGGCCGAGTTTGTTTTTTAAGAAATGTTTGGGGGCGAAGCTGGGGGACGACTGGGaacccgaccccccccccccgcgctttTTCCGCCGACGTGCCTCCAGACATCGCTATTTCAAGCCCCTGAGGGGGcgaacggctggagatgctcttcgTTAGTATGGACTTCATAGTTAGTTTGCGCTTTGCGGCGATGTTGCTGAAACGTATATTTTGACCAAGGCTCAAAATCCTATGGTGCAGCAGGGGCATGGGACTTATTCCCTATTAGTAGTATGGATGTTTAGTTGTTAGTTACCTACTTGTTTATGTGTTGTTTGTTGCTTAGTTTCTGTTGTTGTGTTTAATGTGTTGGTAAGACCATCACACTTAAATGGAAGAAAAGAAGCACAAACGTGTATGCAACCAAATAGTTGTAATTTACATCTGTTTGTTCTTCAAATACAAATGTGGATAACCAAACCATCAATCTTGAAGTAATAACTAATGCAATGCATGCAACCAAACGACATACACATGTTGGTTTGTTGCCTTATGAAATGAAGTTTTTGTCAAAAGAAACCACATGCACAATCGAATTGCTAGAAAAGACCTTCTTTAATTGATATTGACAAAAAAAGGCCCCTCGGCTATGGCGGTAGGCGTGCCAGCTGACACGTGACACGTGTCAACACGGACAGAGGCGGCAACACTGTTCACATCGACGCGTCGATGTTACTATTCATAAAAATCGTTCCTCGCGTGAGCAATTTTATGAACAGGGTTGTCGCCTCCGgtcgtggcggcaggtgccacatgTCGTGGTGCTTTTTTGTTAATTTTAACCGGAACTGGTCTTATTTAGCAATTTCGTTGAGCAGATGGTCCTTTTGGAAAAATAAAAATCCAACTCAGTGGAGGCAACCAAACACGCGCTCGGCGTCCAGGTATCACCTCTATCTCCGCCGCGcctccgccgcccctccccaaAGCCCACCCCGCAGACAGTTGGGTGGCTGCGCCGGCGCCGCCCATGGCCACGCCACTCGAGCGTGTGCCGCTGCTTCGTGCGCCCAGCCGTCCCATCCCCACCTCCCGGATCAACGCCCGCCGCCACTTCCGGCCGTCGTTGTCGGTCGCCGTAGGAGGCGTGGGCGGCCCCGTGCTCCGCACCTGCAAGAACTGCAAGAAGCAGTACGACCCGGCGGCTAATCACCCCTCATCCTGCCTCTACCACACGGCCCACTTTGGAGGTGAGAAATCGTCTCTCCCATAATTGCTACCTGCTTATCTTCAGTTCAGAACTTCAGACACAGTAGTTGGTGAGAGGATTCATCTACTAAATAGCCCCGTCTATGTAAATGTATTGTACTGTCCAGTGAATTCCAAACCATGATTCGCGAGTAATCAGTTGCCGTCCATATGATCCAGGCTAAATGTGACATCTTTCGCGAGGGGTTTTCAAATTTATGTACCTACTTTTTTTTTGTTAGAACTGCTTGCATAAATGTCGATCTTGGTTTATTGGATTCCTGTAGCTTTAGCTGGCCTTCTATCGTCTTGAGATACTAGCATTTTGCTTACAAAACTTTATGACTTGTGGATTGTGATTATCGCTGAAGTCGTCATGAGCTCGCTTTTACCATTTCGATCGGAGAGGCATACTAATTAAGTCGTTTTGTCCTCGAGACCTATATAGAACTAAGTAGTTCATTTCTGCCACTCCAGGGGAAACAAAGAGAAAATTTGAAAGTGTCCATTCTGGTGGGACCATGGATACTCCGGGTGCAGGCAAAGTGCTCCAGTACTGGCATTGTTGTGGATCAGAGGATCCATTTGATATTGGTTGTACTGCTGCTCCTCACTCTTCATACGATGACTAAATACCTGGATCGTTATCTATCCATTGTGCTCTTGTGATTCTACTGTTTTTCCCACATGAATAGTGGTCCGCTGATTGTGTATTTTTCCCTTGTGTCTGAGTGGCAGCATCTGCCaacatgatttcttcttctttagCTTTCTTACATTATCTGGAAACTGAATGTTCTATATGTACATACCTCCTCTAGATTGTTTATAGCACCTTACATTCTTTGTTCTGGCGCTACTGCTACTATGAATTATCCCTTAGCTGTTGTaccctgctactactactatgaATTATCTACCGCTATCTTGTTTCCGCGGCTATGGCATGAGCAAATGTTCACTAATTTATTACCTTATCTCCATGCATGTGTAGTTGAACAATACTGGCCTGTGTCTTCT harbors:
- the LOC123407917 gene encoding uncharacterized protein LOC123407917, yielding MATPLERVPLLRAPSRPIPTSRINARRHFRPSLSVAVGGVGGPVLRTCKNCKKQYDPAANHPSSCLYHTAHFGGETKRKFESVHSGGTMDTPGAGKVLQYWHCCGSEDPFDIGCTAAPHSSYDD